GGCACTTTACTCCCGTTGTTCGTATCTCTTGTGCCACTTCCTCAAGTTTATTCTTTCTTCTTGCCATAATAGCAATATCTGCCCCTTGTTTGGCCAGTGCTAAGGCAAATTGTCTCCCAAGGCCTGCTGAAGCCCCTGTTACGGCGGCTACTCTTCCAGTTAAATCAAACATATTCATCTCTCCCTTTAGTATAAAGTTTTAGTAAAGATCATTCACCATTGCTTTGTGCGACATTAATAAACGCAAAAAGAAAAGCAGAAGCAATATAACAATGACATATTGATATGCAAAAAACTCGCATGTTTTTGCACGCGAGTTTATTGGCAAAATGAGCAAGTCTATAAGCCGAGTTCTGTTTTAGATGGTCATCTATCTAGGATGTCAGTTGCCTGACACCTCAAGCGACCATACCCGGGAGCGCAGCGGGCCACTGCATAAGCTCCTCTATTTGGTCTTGCTCCAGGTGGGGTTTACAGGGCCGGGAAGTCACCATCCCGCCGGTAAGCTCTTACCTTACCTTTCCACCCTTACCCGGTATCATCCCACGGGAAATACCGGGCGGTATATTTCTGTTGCACTATCCTTGAGGTCGCCCTCACTGGGTATTACCCAGCACCTTGCCCTATGGAGCTCGGACTTTCCTCGAACACAAAGTGTCCGCGACCATCTGACTTACTCATTTATGTATGTGTTATTTTATGTAAAATCAGTTACATTTTATAGCTTTTAATCAAATTCTATATCTTCTTCATCAATAGCTTCATCAATTCCTTGATTAGCCAGCTCATCTGCTCTCTTATTATATTCTCTTCTTATATGCCTTATAGTAAAATTTTTGAATTCATTTATCAAAGAACATACTTCTTCATACAACGGCTTGAGTCCGGCATTTTTTACCTGATATTCTTTATTTATCTGCTTTACCATAAGTTCGCTGTCTGAAAATACCTCAATTTCATCACACTGCATCTCAAGAGCTTCTCTCAAAGCGGTAACAAGTGCCGTATACTCTGCAATGTTATTTGTGGTCTCGCCTATGTAATCATTGATTTCTTTTATGACATTATTATTTTCGTCTACGAAAACTATGCCTATACCCGCGCTTCCCGGATTGCCTCGAGAAGCCCCATCTGTATAAACTGTAAGTTTACTCATAAATCCTCCCATTGCTTATATTTTTACGAATTTATTTAGTATTTTTCTTCACTGTTTAACCAATATACGACCACAGTGCTCGCAGTAAACTATTTTTTCTGAGCGCATTACCTCATCGGCTATCATAATAGATAATTCGGTCATACATCCTCCACACGTAGAGTTTTCTATCACCGGAGCAACCGGATTGGGTTTATTTTTCTTTATTCTTTTGTATATATTAAGCAGCTCGGGAGAAATCGTATTTTCTAATTTAGTTTTTCGTACTTCAATTGATTCAAGCCCCTCTTTTATTTTACCAAGTTCTTGACAAGTTTTCAATCGTTTTTCGCTATATTCTTTCTTGATAGTATCAATAATTTCCTGAGACTTTTCGATTTCCTTGCTAAGTATTTCAATTTCTTCCATCATCTCAATGGCACTTTCTTCACTTTTTTTAGTCCTGTCTTGCAACAATTCCTGCTTGTCTTTTAAAGCGTTTAATTCCTTTATTGTAGTCACTTCTCCGCCATAAATCCTTTCTTCAAACTGTCCTATTTCATCGGTAAATTCATTTATCTTCTTTTCTACTTTTTTTAGCTCTTTGTCTAAAAATAAAAAGCGCTCTCTTTTACTATCGATAGAAGACTTTTCCTCGCTCATTTCCCTTTTTAGTTTTCCTAATTCTTTTAAGGCCATATGATTATTCAATGATGCCTCAAGTATCTTAGATTGCTTTTCCAACGTTTGATATTCATACAGTAAAATTAGTTCTTCTTTTACACTAGCCATTTTATGCACCTCTTTCAAAATAAAAAGAGAACGGGATAACTCCTGTTCTCATATAATAATAAAAGGATCCTTATTTTCAAATATATGAAAATCTATTTCTTTGTTTTGCTGTTTACTTTCATTGTCTAAATAGTTTTTAAGAGCCAAAAGTAGAATGTTCTCCGTTGGAAAATGTCCGGCGTCAATAACCGCTATGCCAATCTCACCTGCATCAACAGCTTCATGATATTTCAAGTCGCCGGTAACCATAACGTCAGCACCGTTTAAGGCAGCGGTCTGCAATAAGTCTGCTCCTGCTCCGCCACATATGGCCACCTTTCTAATTTCTTTGTTTAAGTCGCCGACAGCTCTAACATAAGGGGTCTTAAGTTTTTGCTTTACAACTTCACAAAATTCTTTTAAGGGCATGGATTCATTTATATAGCCCATTCTTCCTATTCCATAAATTTTGCCTTGATTTTCAACTGGATATATATCAAAAGCAACTTCTTCATACGGATGAACTTTTAGCATTGCATCTATAACTTTAGTTTGCAAACTTTCCGGAATAATAGTTTCTATACGCACTTCATCAACTTTTTCCAGCTTACCTTCTTCCCCGATAAATGGATGGGTACCGCTTAATGGTTTAAAGGTGCCTGTGCCGTTTATATTAAAGGTGCAGTGACTGTAATTTCCAATATGGCCTGCCCCTGCATCACACATCGCATCTCTTACCGTATCTTCATATCCCTTGGGCACAAAAACAACTATTTTCTTTAATTTTTCTTCATAGGTTTGTTTCAAAATTTCAACTTGTTCAAGCCCGAGGGTATTGGCTAAAATATCGTTGATGCCTCCATAAGCTATATCCATATTGGTATGAGCCGAATAAATAATTATATCATTTTTAACTGCAGTAGAAACTAGCCTTCCAATGGGGGTATCTGTTCTTAATGATTTGAAAGGTTTAAAAAAAAGCGGATGATGCGAAATTATCATATCAAAATCATTTTTTGAGGCAAAATCAACTGTCTCCTGGGTTACCGTGAGAGTCAGCAAGACTTTTGATATATCTTTGGACGGATCGCCTACTGCTAAACCGGGATTGTCCCAGTCTAATGCAAGGTTCGTCATTGCCCATTTTTCTAATATTTGAATTAACATTTTGCAAGAAATCATTTTATGGCCTCCTTTAACACATCAAGCCTTTTTTTATATTCAAAAATCATCTGTTTGCTGTCTGTCCTTCGAGAGTCTTTTAGGCTTTCAATAATCATCTTAAGATGTTTTTCTTGATATTTCATGTATGATACAGTAATTGGATCCTTTTTGTGCCGCAGTATAGGACCAAACAGCACATCTGCCTCAACAAAAGCTAGAGTTCCTACGCTTTTTATCGTTAACACCTCATAAAATTTTCCGTCTTCCTTGCAAACATCCTCATCTATTATTTTGTAGCAATGAGTCAGAAGATATTTTCGAAGTTCGGCAACATTTTTCATTGGCTGCAATATAATAGTTTGAAATGAAGATGCAATTTGTTTTGATTCTTCGAAAATGTCGATAATTGTCATGGCTCCCATTCCGGAAATCACAGCTACATCGCTTTCTTTTGATGTTAAAGGTTTAAATCCAGAACCATATCGCAGTTCAATGCGATCCATAAATCCGAATCTTTCAATGTTTTCCTTTGCTTTTAGATATGGTCCGGGCAGCA
This portion of the Tepidanaerobacter syntrophicus genome encodes:
- a CDS encoding zinc ribbon domain-containing protein, with amino-acid sequence MASVKEELILLYEYQTLEKQSKILEASLNNHMALKELGKLKREMSEEKSSIDSKRERFLFLDKELKKVEKKINEFTDEIGQFEERIYGGEVTTIKELNALKDKQELLQDRTKKSEESAIEMMEEIEILSKEIEKSQEIIDTIKKEYSEKRLKTCQELGKIKEGLESIEVRKTKLENTISPELLNIYKRIKKNKPNPVAPVIENSTCGGCMTELSIMIADEVMRSEKIVYCEHCGRILVKQ
- a CDS encoding tRNA (adenine(22)-N(1))-methyltransferase encodes the protein MRIKKRLQLIASKIPKGSKVADIGTDHAYLPIYLVTEGICPKVIATEVLPGPYLKAKENIERFGFMDRIELRYGSGFKPLTSKESDVAVISGMGAMTIIDIFEESKQIASSFQTIILQPMKNVAELRKYLLTHCYKIIDEDVCKEDGKFYEVLTIKSVGTLAFVEADVLFGPILRHKKDPITVSYMKYQEKHLKMIIESLKDSRRTDSKQMIFEYKKRLDVLKEAIK
- a CDS encoding Nif3-like dinuclear metal center hexameric protein, whose product is MISCKMLIQILEKWAMTNLALDWDNPGLAVGDPSKDISKVLLTLTVTQETVDFASKNDFDMIISHHPLFFKPFKSLRTDTPIGRLVSTAVKNDIIIYSAHTNMDIAYGGINDILANTLGLEQVEILKQTYEEKLKKIVVFVPKGYEDTVRDAMCDAGAGHIGNYSHCTFNINGTGTFKPLSGTHPFIGEEGKLEKVDEVRIETIIPESLQTKVIDAMLKVHPYEEVAFDIYPVENQGKIYGIGRMGYINESMPLKEFCEVVKQKLKTPYVRAVGDLNKEIRKVAICGGAGADLLQTAALNGADVMVTGDLKYHEAVDAGEIGIAVIDAGHFPTENILLLALKNYLDNESKQQNKEIDFHIFENKDPFIII
- a CDS encoding ribonuclease HI family protein gives rise to the protein MSKLTVYTDGASRGNPGSAGIGIVFVDENNNVIKEINDYIGETTNNIAEYTALVTALREALEMQCDEIEVFSDSELMVKQINKEYQVKNAGLKPLYEEVCSLINEFKNFTIRHIRREYNKRADELANQGIDEAIDEEDIEFD